Part of the Quercus lobata isolate SW786 chromosome 6, ValleyOak3.0 Primary Assembly, whole genome shotgun sequence genome, GTAATGTACAATGCTCTATCCATGTTGATCtctattgagttttttttaataattattttggcAAGTTGCACAATGTTGCAACATCTCTCACAAACTTTAAAATCGAGCAATATCCGCCCTtaattattagtaataaacattttgttttgtgctATTAGGATTCTTGGCAAGTTTATGCTGGatgcaatttcaaattttttttttagttaaaatttaaagGAAAGTCTTAACATAGTGCTTATTATCAATAATCATGAGGCATCCCAACTGCATATAGTCAAAGAGAAAGTGCAATgaaccatttatttatttattgaagatAGAGACATCAATCTTATCTACccacaaattaaataaaaaggaagacttaGATATTTTGAAAGTAAATTGAGAGAGATAAGCATGCATTGAATTGGTAAACATCGACTGCCATGAAACTTAAAAAGTAATTTGGAATGGAATATTCAGGCATAATATAGTCAGGCAACTATAAACTCTATGTCTATATAAAGAGCCGAAATGGAGGTGACAAATACAAGCTTTCAAGCTATTTGATTTGTGCCTTTTCTTCTCTATGACTACCTTCTTGGAAACGAGTAACAGATCCTTAATGGCAGCTATAGTGTTTCTTCTAGGGTTCTTGATGGCGAACCTTGCCACAACAGGTCTCCTCTCTTTCACTGTGCCTCTTTTTATGTGCATTTATGTGTGATTTATACATTTACTTATGAAACAATGTGTCAGTGTGCATCATTCTCTATCAAAACTAGTATAGCAAAAGCCATGCATGCTGTCAAAGAGTACAGTTTTAACAGTGGCAACATTGTCAATCTATCTATTATGTAAGAAATGTTGAAAACAGGAATCATTTGTAATATGCAAAGAAGTTCCATgttagttttcaagatttcaaGAGGCTTGACAAATTCACTTCATTGCTTAACATGACAAGGACTAGCATTTGCAGTCTGACTCATTTGTGTTGATTCCCATATTGGTATGTTCCTAgcaaaaatagaattttcagACAAGCCTGAAATATCTTCTTCACTACAATCTGCACAAATCTGCTTAATTTGTATCCTATTTGGAGGGATAATTTGAATTATGAGAGTTGTCATTATTAACTACCACAACAAGCgtgttatttttttgttacttcATTTTGAAGAAGAACAAAGCATATATCTCAAATAGACTTTGTTGTCTTATAAAGTCTTGGTCCTGATTCTGTAACAATCTCTTAGTGCAGCTTGCAATGATTTTCCACACAAGACTATGcttaaatgaaaatgaaaatgaatatttttaaacattgttgtgaaagaaaaaaaaaatttcttaattagaATTAGCAAATGATCCATATTACCCATGTgtcttattaataaatatgaCTAGTAGTACCACTACATAGTGTAGGGAATTAACCCACAAAGCCCAACACATAGGTAACAACATCAACAACCAAGCCTGacttccaaattttggggtcgGCTATTTATTCTCAATAGATTTGTTAGGGTTGAGCACGTGTATTCTTTTCTATTATTCTATTATATCAGAAATTATACTCTTTGTTATTTCCTTAATTGTACATCCTTTTAAATTACTTCTATTAATGTTATATTTGGATGCAGGTGCACAATCTGTTGGTGTTTGTTATGGAATGCTTGGCAACAATCTGCCATCTGTGCAAGACGTTATAGCTCTCTACAAGTCAAACAACATCAAGCGAATGAGAATCTATGATCCGAATCAAGCAGTTCTACAAGCCCTTAGAGGCTCTAACATTGAAGTCATGCTAGGTGTCCCAAACTCAGACCTTCAAAGCCTTGCCAACCCTTCCAACGCACAAGCATGGGTACAAAAAAACGTACTAAACTTCTGGCCTAGTGTCAGGTTTCGATACATTGCAGTTGGAAATGAAGTGAGTCCTGTTAATGGAGGCACAGCTGGGTTAGCACAATTTGTCCTCCCTGCCTTAACCAACGTATTCAATGCAATTAGATCAGCTGGCCTTAAGGACCAAATCCAGGTTTCAATTGCAATTGACATGACCTTAATAGGAAACTCCTACCCTCCATCACAAGGGGCTTTCAGAGGTGATGTTAGATCATATTTAGACCCAATCATTGGTCACCTAGTATACGCTAAGGCACCCTTACTAGCCAATGTGTACACTTATTTTAGCTATGCTGGAAATCCACGCGACATTTCTCTTCCCTATGCTTTGTTTACTTCCCCATCAGTTGTGGCATGGGATGGACCCAATGGATATCAAAACCTTTTTGACGCAATGATGGATGCATTGTACTCAGCTCTCGAGAGGTCGTGGGGCGGTTCATTGGAGGTTGTTGTTTCAGAGAGTGGATGGCCATCAGCAGGTGGATTTGCTACATCATTTGATAATGCACGTACTTATTACTCAAATTTGATTAGGCATGTCAAAGGGGGTACACCAAAGAGGCCTGGGAGGGCAATAGAGACCTATCTTTTTGCCATGTTTAATGAGAATCAGAAGCAACCAGAGCTAGAGAAAAACTTTGGCTTGTTCTTCCCAAATAAACAGTCCAAATATAACCTCAATTTTGGTGGAGAAAGAATCTGGGATGTCACTGCTGAATATAATGCAACAGTTTCCCTCAGTAGTGATATGTAAGATTGTAATAAGCACGAGTCCTCTCTTTTTGAGTGTCTTCATCTTAATAATCTAGTCCGAATCCAATGCttgtaagtttttttgtttgatgAATAAAAATCTTTCATGTTTCGTTTTTCCTTAAAGGGAAGCAGAATCaatatttatgtgtttgtgATAGATATCatgtttgtttctttgtttgtattattcataataatcaaaattagATCACATTATCTTTAATTA contains:
- the LOC115993706 gene encoding glucan endo-1,3-beta-glucosidase, basic vacuolar isoform-like, which codes for MTTFLETSNRSLMAAIVFLLGFLMANLATTGAQSVGVCYGMLGNNLPSVQDVIALYKSNNIKRMRIYDPNQAVLQALRGSNIEVMLGVPNSDLQSLANPSNAQAWVQKNVLNFWPSVRFRYIAVGNEVSPVNGGTAGLAQFVLPALTNVFNAIRSAGLKDQIQVSIAIDMTLIGNSYPPSQGAFRGDVRSYLDPIIGHLVYAKAPLLANVYTYFSYAGNPRDISLPYALFTSPSVVAWDGPNGYQNLFDAMMDALYSALERSWGGSLEVVVSESGWPSAGGFATSFDNARTYYSNLIRHVKGGTPKRPGRAIETYLFAMFNENQKQPELEKNFGLFFPNKQSKYNLNFGGERIWDVTAEYNATVSLSSDM